In the Ilumatobacteraceae bacterium genome, one interval contains:
- the mnhG gene encoding monovalent cation/H(+) antiporter subunit G, with translation MEIVAGVFLIIGAAFIALAGVGVLRFHDTFSRMHAAAKAPALGLLSIGVGTVLSIRTVPATVVVTLVVVLQLLAGPVSAHLLGRSVYYRARPDLQGKDELLDVTDPEPDPNG, from the coding sequence ATGGAGATCGTCGCCGGCGTCTTCTTGATCATCGGTGCCGCGTTCATCGCCCTGGCCGGGGTGGGCGTCCTGAGGTTCCACGACACGTTCTCGCGCATGCACGCGGCGGCGAAGGCGCCGGCGCTCGGCTTGCTGAGCATCGGGGTCGGCACGGTGCTGTCGATCCGAACCGTGCCCGCGACCGTGGTGGTGACGCTCGTCGTGGTGCTCCAGCTGCTCGCCGGACCCGTCAGTGCACACCTGCTCGGGCGATCGGTGTACTACCGCGCTCGTCCCGACCTGCAGGGCAAGGACGAGCTGCTCGACGTGACCGACCCCGAACCCGATCCGAACGGCTGA
- a CDS encoding monovalent cation/H+ antiporter complex subunit F: protein MIAIAYVLLAIAAALFMVRMLIGPNIADRVIAIDGLLATILAGVMVNASFTGSSISIDTVLVVALLGFVGTSVLARYIEQRGS, encoded by the coding sequence ATGATCGCGATCGCCTACGTACTCCTCGCGATCGCCGCCGCGCTGTTCATGGTGCGGATGCTGATCGGTCCGAACATCGCCGATCGTGTGATCGCCATCGACGGGTTGCTCGCCACGATCCTGGCCGGGGTGATGGTCAATGCCTCGTTCACCGGGTCGTCGATCAGTATCGACACGGTCCTCGTCGTGGCGTTGCTCGGGTTCGTCGGCACGAGCGTCCTCGCCCGCTACATCGAACAGCGAGGAAGCTGA